In Nonomuraea sp. NBC_00507, the following are encoded in one genomic region:
- a CDS encoding multifunctional oxoglutarate decarboxylase/oxoglutarate dehydrogenase thiamine pyrophosphate-binding subunit/dihydrolipoyllysine-residue succinyltransferase subunit, producing the protein MSSESSRANPLASFGQNEWLVDELYQKYLQDPESVDKAWWNFFADYNPDYGPGRTPVKEAANGTVTAPAPTPAPPKAPPAAEKPKQPATPVPKDAEEVKLRGAAARTAANMDLSLSVPTATSVRAIPAKLLIDNRIVINNHLKRGRGGKVSFTHLIGFAIVKALKAMPEMNYSFAEVDGKPTLVKPAHVGFGLAIDVQKSNGERQLLVPSIKGAEEMDFRQFWMAYEDVVRKARAGKLGVDDFAGTTISLTNPGTIGTVHSVPRLMPGQGTIIGVGAMEYPAEYQGASPDTLSRLAVSKVMTLTSTYDHRIIQGAQSGDFLRQIHRLLLGEDGFYDEIFEALRIPYEPVRWVQDISATHDDDVAKSARVIELIHAYRVRGHLMAETDPLEYKQRKHPDLDIQSHGLTLWDLEREFATGGFGGKPLMKLRDILGVLRDSYCRTVGIEYMHIQNPEERAWIQARVEKAHKSPERDEQLNILSRLNTAEAFETFLQTKFVGQKRFSLEGGESLIPLLDSVISDAADEGLDEVVMGMAHRGRLNVLANIVGKSYAQIFGEFEGNIDPRTAHGSGDVKYHLGATGEFTSPSGNTISASVVANPSHLEAVDPVLEGVVRAKQDLIERGEEGFTVLPVLIHGDAAFAGQGVVAETLNLSQLRGYRTGGTVHVVVNNQVGFTTSPASSRSSVYATDVARMIQAPIFHVNGDDPEQVVRVGRLAYEYRQAFRKDVVIDLICYRRRGHNEGDNPAFTQPLMYDLIDAKRSTRKLYTEALIGRGDITVEEAESALRDYQAKLEQAFTEVREAAKKPAEAAAMRVPPTEVVKWSHDDTPTAISDETLKRIVDTQLNLPDGFTPHPRLAPVLQRRGQMVEQDAIDWAMGETLAFGSLLMDGHPVRLVGQDSRRGTFTQRHAVLVDRMTGADHTPLKAFNQGTTKLYVYDSLLSEFAALGFEYGYSVVRPDALVLWEAQFGDFVNGAQTIIDEFISSGEQKWGQKSSVVLLLPHGFEGQGPDHSSARIERFLQVCALDNMTVAQPTTPANYFHLLRWQVESNRHKPLVVFTPKWLLRHKAATSKASDFTSGTFQPVLGDTTVDPAKVTKVVLTSGKLYYELAAQRDKTGRDDVALVRLERLYPFPAEELQAELGRYGAQVELIWAQDEPANMGPWPYLTLKLAEDPQTLGGRPVRRVSRTPNSSPATGSHHGHDTELEEILHQVYG; encoded by the coding sequence GTGTCGTCTGAGTCGTCGCGGGCAAACCCGCTGGCAAGCTTTGGACAGAACGAGTGGCTTGTCGACGAGCTCTATCAGAAGTACCTCCAGGACCCCGAGTCGGTCGACAAGGCCTGGTGGAACTTCTTCGCTGACTACAACCCTGATTACGGACCGGGCCGTACCCCGGTCAAAGAAGCGGCGAACGGCACTGTGACCGCCCCCGCTCCCACCCCGGCGCCCCCCAAGGCGCCACCGGCGGCCGAGAAGCCGAAGCAGCCTGCCACTCCGGTCCCCAAGGACGCCGAAGAGGTCAAGCTGCGCGGCGCCGCGGCCCGCACGGCGGCCAACATGGACCTGTCGCTGTCGGTCCCGACCGCGACGAGTGTGCGAGCCATCCCGGCGAAGCTGCTCATCGACAACCGCATTGTGATCAACAATCACCTCAAGCGGGGTCGTGGCGGCAAGGTCTCCTTCACGCACCTGATCGGCTTCGCGATCGTCAAGGCGCTGAAGGCCATGCCGGAGATGAACTACTCCTTCGCGGAGGTCGACGGCAAGCCGACGCTGGTCAAGCCCGCGCACGTGGGCTTCGGCCTGGCGATCGACGTGCAGAAGAGCAACGGCGAGCGCCAGCTCCTCGTGCCCTCGATCAAGGGCGCCGAGGAGATGGACTTCCGGCAGTTCTGGATGGCCTACGAGGACGTCGTCCGCAAGGCCCGCGCGGGCAAGCTGGGCGTCGACGACTTCGCCGGCACCACGATCTCGCTGACCAACCCGGGCACCATTGGCACGGTGCACTCGGTGCCGCGTCTGATGCCGGGCCAGGGCACGATCATCGGCGTCGGCGCGATGGAATACCCGGCCGAATACCAGGGCGCCTCGCCCGACACGCTGTCGCGGCTGGCCGTCTCCAAGGTCATGACGCTGACCAGCACCTACGACCACCGGATCATCCAGGGCGCCCAGTCGGGCGACTTCCTGCGCCAGATCCACCGGTTGCTGCTCGGCGAGGACGGCTTCTACGACGAGATCTTCGAGGCGCTGCGGATCCCCTACGAGCCGGTCCGCTGGGTCCAGGACATCTCCGCCACCCACGACGACGACGTGGCCAAGTCCGCCCGCGTGATCGAGCTGATCCACGCCTACCGGGTGCGCGGCCACCTCATGGCCGAGACCGACCCGCTGGAATACAAGCAGCGCAAGCACCCCGACCTCGACATCCAGTCGCACGGCCTGACGCTGTGGGACCTGGAGCGCGAGTTCGCCACCGGCGGCTTCGGCGGCAAGCCGCTGATGAAGCTGCGTGACATCCTGGGCGTGCTGCGTGACTCCTACTGCCGCACGGTCGGCATCGAGTACATGCACATCCAGAACCCGGAAGAGCGGGCCTGGATCCAGGCGCGGGTGGAGAAGGCGCACAAGTCGCCCGAGCGTGACGAGCAGCTCAACATCCTGTCGCGGCTCAACACCGCCGAGGCGTTCGAGACGTTCCTCCAGACCAAGTTCGTCGGTCAGAAGCGCTTCTCGCTGGAGGGCGGCGAGTCCCTGATCCCGCTGCTCGACTCGGTGATCAGCGACGCCGCCGACGAGGGCCTCGACGAGGTCGTCATGGGCATGGCCCACCGCGGCCGCCTCAACGTGCTGGCCAACATCGTGGGCAAGTCCTACGCCCAGATCTTCGGCGAGTTCGAGGGCAACATCGACCCGCGCACCGCGCACGGCTCCGGTGACGTGAAGTATCACCTCGGCGCGACCGGCGAGTTCACCTCGCCGAGCGGCAACACGATCTCCGCGTCCGTGGTCGCCAACCCCTCCCACCTGGAGGCGGTCGACCCGGTGCTCGAGGGCGTCGTCCGCGCCAAGCAGGACCTCATCGAGCGTGGTGAGGAGGGCTTCACCGTCCTGCCCGTGCTCATCCACGGCGACGCGGCCTTCGCCGGCCAGGGCGTCGTGGCCGAGACGCTCAACCTGTCGCAGCTGCGCGGCTACCGCACCGGCGGCACCGTGCACGTGGTGGTCAACAACCAGGTCGGCTTCACGACCTCGCCCGCCTCGTCCCGCTCGTCGGTCTACGCCACCGACGTGGCGCGGATGATCCAGGCGCCGATCTTCCACGTCAACGGCGACGACCCCGAGCAGGTGGTCCGCGTGGGCCGGCTGGCCTACGAATACCGCCAGGCGTTCCGCAAGGACGTGGTCATCGACCTGATCTGCTACCGCCGCCGCGGCCACAACGAGGGCGACAACCCCGCCTTCACCCAGCCGCTGATGTACGACCTCATCGACGCCAAGCGCTCGACCCGCAAGCTCTACACCGAGGCGCTGATCGGCCGGGGCGACATCACGGTCGAGGAGGCCGAGTCCGCGCTGCGCGACTACCAGGCCAAGCTGGAGCAGGCGTTCACCGAGGTCCGCGAGGCGGCCAAGAAGCCGGCGGAGGCGGCCGCGATGCGGGTGCCGCCGACCGAGGTCGTCAAGTGGTCGCACGACGACACGCCGACCGCGATCAGTGACGAGACGCTCAAGCGCATCGTCGACACCCAGCTCAACCTGCCCGACGGCTTCACGCCGCACCCGCGCCTGGCGCCGGTGCTGCAGCGCCGCGGCCAGATGGTCGAGCAGGACGCGATCGACTGGGCGATGGGCGAGACGCTGGCGTTCGGCTCGCTGCTGATGGACGGCCACCCGGTGCGGCTGGTCGGCCAGGACTCGCGGCGCGGCACGTTCACCCAGCGCCACGCGGTGCTGGTGGACCGGATGACCGGCGCCGACCACACCCCGCTGAAGGCGTTCAACCAGGGCACCACGAAGCTCTACGTCTACGACTCGCTGCTCAGCGAGTTCGCGGCGCTCGGCTTCGAATACGGCTACAGCGTCGTCCGCCCGGACGCCCTGGTCCTCTGGGAGGCGCAGTTCGGCGACTTCGTCAACGGCGCCCAGACGATCATCGACGAGTTCATCTCGTCGGGCGAGCAGAAGTGGGGGCAGAAGTCCTCGGTCGTGCTGCTGTTGCCGCACGGCTTCGAGGGTCAGGGCCCCGACCACTCCTCGGCCCGCATCGAGCGGTTCCTGCAGGTCTGCGCGCTCGACAACATGACGGTCGCGCAGCCCACCACGCCGGCCAACTACTTCCACCTGCTGCGCTGGCAGGTGGAGTCCAACCGGCACAAGCCGCTGGTGGTCTTCACACCGAAGTGGCTGCTGCGCCACAAGGCGGCCACCTCCAAGGCGTCCGACTTCACCTCGGGCACCTTCCAGCCGGTCCTCGGCGACACCACCGTCGACCCGGCCAAGGTGACCAAGGTCGTCCTCACCTCCGGCAAGCTCTACTACGAGCTGGCCGCGCAGCGTGACAAGACGGGCCGCGACGACGTCGCCCTCGTCCGGCTGGAGCGGCTCTACCCGTTCCCGGCGGAGGAGCTGCAGGCCGAGCTGGGCCGCTATGGCGCGCAGGTGGAGCTGATCTGGGCCCAGGACGAGCCGGCCAACATGGGGCCGTGGCCCTACCTGACGCTGAAGCTGGCCGAGGACCCGCAGACGCTGGGCGGCCGGCCGGTGCGGCGGGTGTCGCGCACGCCCAACAGCTCGCCGGCGACGGGCTCGCACCACGGCCACGACACCGAGCTGGAGGAGATCCTCCACCAGGTCTACGGCTGA
- a CDS encoding B3/B4 domain-containing protein, giving the protein MLDDIWVDDAVFELRPDFAVLVMTAHGLHNGPTDDRSRAWLAAASECEVQSVKIEAWKEAYRAFGAKPQRTRPSVDALTRRMPLPEINRAVDAYNSISVKHALPIGGEDLDRYVGPARLVRAAGDEASEEALGTPEPGEVIWRDDAGVTCRRWNWRQVVRTRLTEETTNAIFLLERLEPMSVEELKEAGEELADLLSQLSPEVRIASRLLSSGK; this is encoded by the coding sequence GTGCTTGATGACATCTGGGTGGACGACGCCGTCTTCGAACTACGTCCCGACTTCGCGGTCCTGGTCATGACCGCGCACGGGCTCCACAACGGGCCGACCGACGACCGCTCCCGCGCCTGGCTGGCGGCGGCCTCCGAGTGCGAGGTGCAGAGCGTGAAGATCGAGGCGTGGAAGGAGGCCTACCGCGCGTTCGGGGCCAAGCCGCAGCGGACCCGGCCCTCGGTCGACGCCCTCACCCGGCGCATGCCGCTGCCGGAGATCAACCGGGCCGTGGACGCGTACAACTCGATCAGCGTGAAGCACGCGCTGCCGATCGGCGGCGAGGACCTCGACCGCTACGTCGGCCCGGCGCGACTGGTCAGGGCCGCCGGCGACGAGGCGTCGGAGGAGGCCCTCGGCACGCCGGAGCCGGGCGAGGTGATCTGGCGCGACGACGCCGGCGTCACCTGCCGCCGCTGGAACTGGCGTCAGGTGGTGCGCACGCGCCTCACCGAGGAGACCACGAACGCGATCTTCCTGCTGGAGCGGCTGGAGCCGATGTCGGTGGAGGAGCTCAAGGAGGCCGGCGAGGAACTCGCCGATCTTCTGTCCCAGTTGTCCCCTGAGGTGCGGATCGCTAGCAGACTTCTGTCCAGTGGGAAATAA
- a CDS encoding winged helix-turn-helix domain-containing protein, with protein MEEQYKINDPQVLKVVAHPLRVRLLGLLRTDGPATASELGRKVGESSGSTSYHLRELFKYGFIEEDDEQRDGRERRWRSRHRYTSWDAVEMSGTAEGREAVRIMHLRQVEMVGRVMEEFDLADWPREWVDASGMSDHILQMSPAALREFHDKAEALLLDLAARYADDLEARLVHVWMGSVPRTRQEDP; from the coding sequence GTGGAGGAGCAATACAAGATCAATGATCCGCAGGTGCTCAAGGTGGTCGCCCACCCGCTGCGGGTGCGCCTGCTCGGCCTGCTGCGCACCGACGGCCCGGCCACGGCCAGCGAGCTGGGCCGCAAGGTCGGCGAGAGCTCCGGCTCGACCAGCTACCACCTGCGCGAGCTGTTCAAATACGGCTTCATCGAGGAGGACGACGAGCAGCGCGACGGGCGCGAGCGGCGCTGGCGCTCCCGCCACCGCTACACCTCGTGGGATGCCGTCGAGATGTCCGGCACCGCCGAAGGGCGCGAGGCCGTCAGGATCATGCACCTGCGCCAGGTCGAGATGGTCGGGCGGGTGATGGAGGAGTTCGACCTCGCCGACTGGCCGCGCGAGTGGGTGGACGCCTCAGGAATGAGCGACCACATCCTCCAGATGTCGCCGGCCGCGTTGCGCGAGTTCCACGACAAGGCCGAGGCGCTGCTGCTCGACCTGGCCGCCCGATATGCCGACGACCTCGAGGCCAGGCTGGTCCACGTCTGGATGGGGTCCGTTCCGCGCACACGACAGGAGGACCCGTGA
- a CDS encoding MFS transporter, which translates to MTAPRVKWSRSLGPRWSRGLPLSGLNVRRSALRRYLLVCFLTWLPLGLMMASMVLLLAGRGLSLAQIGLVVTVFSIVTVGLELPTGGLADVVGRRVVLAASAAFLAAALVIMSVATTFWMFLVCGVLKGVARALSSGPATSWYVDTLHRIEGPGADLKPGLARGGAVESVSLAAGVLAGGALPLLVPPELMFPLAAPSLVGALAAAVLLVVVLLALPEPGRGSPGGALSEPARARGSLGNVLRDVPARVASGVRLAVGGPVLRRLMLAAASSGVMLMSIELLTPGRLAELAGSAEQGSMAYATVAALGFAGSAAGSALAPRVARLVGGSAKGAIAGVVLAALSVGALAATAGLGGAAGLLTAGVAYVVLFVGHSVAGLLCLEMTHNAVTAAERTTVSSTASLSLQSGGILGNLTLGALAAQAGVAASWAVAATVVLASALLFVRMPAPTVLNGRAHSALAGHASYRSRA; encoded by the coding sequence GTGACCGCTCCCCGCGTTAAATGGTCGCGCTCACTTGGCCCTCGCTGGTCACGCGGGCTACCGCTCTCGGGCCTGAACGTTCGCCGCTCCGCGTTACGCCGCTACCTGCTCGTCTGTTTCCTGACCTGGCTGCCCCTCGGGCTCATGATGGCCTCCATGGTGCTGCTGCTGGCCGGGAGAGGTCTCAGCCTGGCGCAGATCGGCCTGGTGGTGACCGTGTTCTCGATCGTCACCGTTGGCCTGGAGCTGCCGACCGGCGGGCTGGCCGACGTCGTGGGGCGGCGCGTGGTGCTGGCCGCCTCCGCCGCGTTCCTGGCCGCGGCTCTCGTGATCATGAGCGTGGCCACGACGTTCTGGATGTTCCTGGTGTGTGGCGTGCTCAAGGGCGTCGCCAGGGCGTTGTCCAGCGGGCCCGCCACCTCCTGGTATGTCGACACGCTGCACAGGATCGAAGGGCCCGGCGCCGACCTCAAGCCTGGGCTGGCCCGGGGCGGCGCGGTGGAGTCGGTGTCGCTGGCCGCCGGCGTGCTCGCCGGTGGCGCCCTGCCGCTCCTGGTGCCGCCTGAGCTGATGTTCCCGTTGGCGGCGCCGAGCCTGGTGGGCGCACTGGCCGCCGCTGTCCTGCTGGTCGTGGTGCTGCTCGCGCTGCCCGAGCCGGGGCGCGGGTCGCCTGGCGGCGCGCTGAGCGAGCCCGCGCGCGCCCGCGGATCGCTCGGGAACGTGCTGCGCGACGTGCCCGCCAGGGTCGCCTCCGGTGTGCGGCTGGCGGTCGGCGGCCCCGTCCTGCGGCGTCTGATGCTCGCGGCCGCGAGCTCCGGCGTGATGCTGATGTCCATCGAGCTGCTCACCCCGGGCCGCCTGGCCGAGCTGGCTGGCAGCGCGGAGCAGGGCAGCATGGCGTACGCCACGGTCGCCGCGCTCGGGTTCGCGGGCAGCGCCGCGGGCAGCGCACTCGCGCCCCGCGTGGCGCGGCTGGTCGGCGGCTCGGCCAAGGGCGCGATCGCGGGTGTCGTTCTGGCCGCACTATCGGTCGGCGCGCTGGCCGCGACGGCCGGGCTCGGCGGCGCGGCCGGGCTGCTGACGGCCGGGGTGGCCTACGTCGTGCTGTTCGTCGGGCACTCCGTGGCCGGACTGCTGTGCCTGGAGATGACGCACAACGCGGTCACCGCCGCCGAGCGCACCACCGTGTCCTCGACGGCCTCGCTGTCCCTGCAGTCCGGCGGGATCCTGGGCAACCTGACGCTCGGCGCCCTGGCCGCGCAGGCAGGCGTGGCCGCCTCCTGGG